The Syntrophales bacterium genome contains a region encoding:
- a CDS encoding outer membrane protein assembly factor BamD, protein MVHDKKVFAALLIAVFLLAGCKMWLPWQSRSGMPRANPESIYQQGLEEYNAGSYKRSIELFQRVKEEYPLSSLAIMAEMGVADSFFSSKEYPEAVLAYKEFVDLHPTNENLPYAMYQTGMCYLNQLTTVDRDNSEAFKAIKEFERLTARFPESKFSALAEKKILECRKSMGEKELYIGEFYLKTKKYAASLRRLEKVARDYANIGLDDKKVNRLITEAKNHLNAPEKKKSWWLF, encoded by the coding sequence TTGCGGTTTTTTTGCTTGCCGGCTGTAAAATGTGGCTGCCCTGGCAAAGCAGATCCGGAATGCCCCGGGCGAATCCCGAGAGCATTTATCAACAGGGGTTAGAAGAGTACAATGCCGGCAGCTACAAGCGTTCCATCGAACTCTTTCAGCGGGTTAAAGAGGAGTATCCGCTCAGCTCGCTGGCCATTATGGCGGAGATGGGGGTTGCCGATTCCTTTTTCAGCAGCAAGGAATATCCGGAGGCGGTGCTTGCCTATAAAGAATTCGTTGATCTGCATCCGACGAACGAAAATCTACCTTATGCCATGTACCAGACCGGGATGTGCTACCTGAATCAACTGACAACGGTAGATCGCGACAACTCCGAAGCTTTCAAGGCGATCAAGGAGTTTGAAAGGCTGACGGCGCGTTTCCCCGAAAGCAAATTCTCCGCGCTGGCCGAGAAGAAGATTCTGGAGTGCAGAAAGAGCATGGGAGAAAAAGAGTTATATATCGGTGAGTTCTATTTAAAAACAAAGAAATACGCGGCCTCGTTGCGCCGTCTCGAAAAGGTCGCGCGCGACTACGCCAATATCGGGCTTGATGACAAAAAGGTTAATCGTCTGATAACCGAAGCGAAAAACCACCTCAACGCCCCGGAGAAGAAAAAAAGCTGGTGGTTGTTTTAG
- the rlmN gene encoding 23S rRNA (adenine(2503)-C(2))-methyltransferase RlmN gives MTAKPNIRDLSLEEIETLIVGLGKEKYRARQIMKWLYNGGAASFAEMTTLSQEFRARLAELAHLSEPAIERIQASEDGTKKVLFRLSDDFFIESVLIPGRNHWTACISTQAGCAMGCRFCLTGSLGFKRDLKPSEITGQMTMLRRNLPEGPNIKNIVLMGMGEPLANYDNVLKAIKILISDYGLGFSSRKITVSTSGLAPLIKRLGRDICVNLAISLNAPDNRKRDELMPINRKYPLPELLAACREYPMPGRRMLTFEYILLAGVNDSAEDAKKLVRLLRGLHCKLNLIAFNEFPGSAYHTPTPAAVSAFQQILLDHHYTAILRASHGRDILAACGQLSGQASP, from the coding sequence ATGACAGCAAAACCTAACATCAGGGATTTGTCCCTTGAAGAGATAGAAACCCTGATCGTCGGGTTGGGAAAGGAGAAGTACCGGGCCCGCCAGATCATGAAATGGCTTTACAACGGCGGGGCAGCCTCTTTTGCAGAAATGACCACCCTCTCGCAGGAGTTCCGCGCCCGTCTGGCCGAACTGGCCCACCTTTCCGAACCGGCAATAGAACGGATCCAGGCGTCTGAGGATGGGACAAAGAAGGTCCTCTTCCGGCTGTCAGATGATTTCTTCATCGAAAGCGTCCTCATCCCCGGACGCAACCACTGGACCGCCTGCATCTCAACGCAGGCCGGCTGCGCGATGGGCTGCCGCTTCTGTCTTACGGGCAGCCTGGGGTTCAAGCGCGACCTGAAACCTTCCGAGATTACCGGCCAGATGACCATGCTTCGGCGCAATTTGCCGGAAGGCCCGAATATCAAGAATATCGTCCTGATGGGAATGGGGGAACCGCTGGCCAACTATGACAACGTCTTAAAGGCGATCAAAATCCTGATTTCCGATTACGGGCTCGGCTTTTCCAGCCGTAAGATAACCGTCTCCACCTCCGGCCTCGCCCCGCTGATCAAACGACTGGGCCGGGACATCTGCGTCAATCTCGCCATTTCCCTGAACGCCCCGGACAACCGCAAAAGGGACGAATTGATGCCGATCAACCGCAAATATCCCCTGCCGGAACTCCTTGCCGCCTGCCGGGAGTATCCCATGCCGGGAAGACGGATGCTGACCTTCGAATACATTTTGCTTGCGGGCGTCAATGATTCGGCCGAGGATGCCAAAAAGCTCGTTCGCCTCCTCCGGGGGCTTCACTGCAAATTAAACCTGATCGCCTTCAACGAGTTCCCCGGCTCCGCCTACCATACTCCCACACCCGCGGCAGTCTCGGCCTTTCAGCAGATACTGCTTGATCACCATTACACAGCAATCCTGCGCGCCAGTCACGGACGGGATATTCTTGCCGCCTGCGGCCAGTTAAGCGGTCAAGCCTCCCCCTAA